The DNA segment GAGGACAACCGTCGAACTTGACCAAGTCTTCCTTGATCATTCGGCGCATTACGTCCGTGGTGTCTACCTGATGCACACCGTCCCGGAATTTGCCCAAAAATCGATCATTATCTAAAAGCGATAAAAACAGCTGAAAGTCGGTTTCTTTGCCGTTATGCGGCGTAGCCGTCATCATCAAAAAGTGGCGGGCTTTTGAGGACAGGAGCTGGCCAAGTTGGTGTCTTTTGGTATATTTAACCTTATTGCCGAAATAACTGGCAGACATTTTATGGGCTTCATCCACAACCACCAAATCCCATTCCACCAGGCTCAGCTTTTCCTGGATGTCTTCGGCACGGCTCAATTGATCCATGCGGGCAATCAAAAGGTTGCTGTCCATGAAAGGATTGCCGCTGTGGGAGGTTTCCATTTTTCCCCGGGTAAAAAGTTCAAACACTAAACCAAACTTTTCAAACAGTTCATCCTGCCACTGCTCCACCAGGCCGCCCGGCGCAGCAATCAGTATGCGCTGGGCATCACTTCGCATCATTAATTCCCGGATGTAGAGGCCAGCCATCACCGTTTTACCGGCGCCTGGATCATCGGCCAGGACAAACCGCAGAGGATGGCGGGGCAGCATGGATTCATAGACGGCAGTGATTTGATGCGGCAAAGGAATGACATTGGATGTGTGAATTGCCATCATGGGATCAAACAAGTGGGCCAGATGGATGCGCAGCGCTTCTACGCCCAGCTTAAAAGCGCCGCCAGGGGCATCAAACTGCCAGGGGCGGCTGTCCTCGGCCGGGGTCAAAAGATCTTCATCGTTGCGGAAGAGCATTCGTTCGCCCAGGGTGCCGTTCTGATTTTTATACACAACACTGACGGCATTCTCGCCGGCGCTATCCACAGCAACAATCCGTACTGGTCCGGACTGCTCGATCCCGCTGATCAGGCTGTCTTTCTGTATATCTTCTATCTTCATTACTGTTTCCCTGCAAACGCCTCAATTAAGGTGAAAAAGGATTGTTATACCTAAATGCGCGGGTTGTTTCCGAGGCCGATTTTGAAGAGTCATAAGGCGTCCAATGGATTCGGAGTAAATGCCCGAATTCATTGCTACCTGATTTGCTGAGAGAAGTCAAGGAGAGGGCAGTAAAAATCGCGGTGCCGTTAAGCGTATGTGAGTATCGTGAGTCGGATTTAACCCTTGCTCGAAAAATGTCATGATGACAAAATTGGAAAAAGGGTGGTGGGCGACTCACGTGACTCACAGGGGGAGAGAGACCGGGCTCAAATTGTTGCTCAGCACCTACGCTGAGAAGGGAGCTTTGCTTCTAATTTGGACGATCCCGGGGAGGGGCAGTTGGGGTCGGGTGTTAAAAAAAGCGGGGCATTGAAAAATAAAAAGCCATTTTTTAACCTCGGCGTGATTGTGTCGGCGGGTTTGTGCTGATATGAATACATAGCATAAGCAAAAAACAGGAGAACAGGGCGATGAGGGGATGGACAGAAGACGAGATCAAAAACAAGGAACTGATGGCTCCATGCGGCTTGTATTGCGGTACTTGCGCCGTTTATATCGCCACGCGGGATAATAATGAAAAGTTCAAGGCGGTTATGGGCAATCTTTATGGCTCAAAGCCTGAGGAAACCGAATGCCTGGGCTGCATGCAGTCCAAAAAGCTTTATGCCATCTGCCAGTTGTGTGAAATCAGGAATTGCGTCAATGCCAAGGGCTATTACTCCTGCCACCAATGTGATGAATGGCCCTGCAAACTTATAGAGAACTTTCCGATATCCACAGGCCGCCGGGTCATGAAGCGGACAATTCCCATATGGCGGGAGAAAGTCGCGGAATATGGGGATGAAAAGGGCAGTGAAGAATGGGCGCGCCATGAGTGTGAAAGATATCATTGCCCGGAATGCGGCTACCCGCTGTTCAGAGGCGCTCAGCGCTGCCGTAGCTGCAAGGTTGAGGTTGCCGATGTTTTGGATGGGACGTTTGAACTAAAGACGCCGGAATCAGATAAATAAGCCCGGCCATTGGGCGCAGGTTTAAAGATCAGGCTTCAAGCAATATCCACAATCTTCTGAACCACCCCAGCATAAATCATGATCCGGTAATACCAGAAATAACAAATAATTATGAATACTTAAAAAAGCGCCGAATTCTGCCTTTTGTCATTATAAATCATCAAAAATCATTATGAATCACTGTAAAGATCCACAAAAACATCCACACAGGGGGCGAGTTGTTAAAATTTATCCAGCAAATCGTTGATCCTCGATTTATGCTCAAAGACAACAGTTTTTATTGAGGGTGTCCGAATTAGCTCTTCAATAAGAGCTCGACTGCTGGCTTTATATTCGGACATTATCCAGATAAACTCGACAGTATAGTCAGGCATCATTTTTAAAAGCGGTTGCCTGGCATCTTTTATTGTGGTTTTTTCATCAGGAATCCATTTGGCCCCATGCTTGGCTAATAAATGAATCATCTTCATTTTTTCCCGCGCCTTATCCGTATCGAGATTCCTAAGAGGTCCAAGACCATAAGGGTGGCGATCCCAAAGATCGGTCATTGTTCTTAAGCATCTTTGAATTAATAAGGTTCCCCCATCCTCACGGGCACTTGGGTCAAAACCATTTTCGAGTAACATTTTCAGCAGATTTGCATTTTTAGAATAACATGCATATTCCAGGAGTTCTGAAGCCTTGGGGTGCTCAGGGTTTAATTTGATTTGCTTGAGTTTGAAAATTTCATAATGATCATATAATGCTGCATATTCTAAAGCACAAAGCATTTCATCTTCTGGATCAATTTCAACTTCATCAAGTTCCGGACCCGCTGCATAGGGATCAGCCCCTGCCCATAGCATTAGCGATACCCATTTCAAATTGCCTTCTTTAGAATGATGACGGAGGGCAATATTGGCTTGTTCTTGAAATGTTGGGAACCGTTGCTTGTGGCGCTTTAAAACTCCAAGTGCAGTCCGAATTCTATAGCATAATGCGACGGCCAAGGGATAATCTGTTTCCACATCAGCGCCGTGTTCGATGAAATACTCCATAATTTTTGGATCCCAGGTATCGAACACTAAAACCATATCAATTGAATGGACATCAGCCCCGTGCTCCACGAGCAGCTTTATGATATCTAATCGTCTTTCAGAAATGGCCTGGTCAAGAGCGTTGTAACGGTCATCCGAGATCACTGCCCCGGCTTCAAGCAGAATTTGAACTAGACTATGGGAGCCCTTATCAATGGCTACCTCTAAAGGTGTCTTTCTTCTGTTGCCTTTTTCCGGTTGCTTTGGGTTTATGGGTTTTCCAGCTTTAATCCAATCCTGAACATCAAAAAGCTTGCCGGTTTTGCATAATTCATTTAGCTCTTTGATTACCTCATATGATTCAGTTGGTTTCATAAATGCTCCAATTATCCAAGAAAAGAAAATGGATCGCGCTCATATTCAGTCTCAGACTGCAAGCTTTCAATATCTTCGTCAATAATAGAAGGTGGGCTTGGAGTTAAAGGATCAAGACGATCCGCTTGATCCTGTGCCCATTTAAACCATTCTTCCCAATCACAATCTGGGGTATAATGGCATTCCCCCCTGGATAAACTCTTTTCAACAGCGGCGATAAATTCATGCAAAAGTTTACTTTTTCGCCAGTTCTCAGCACTACCAACAAGGGCATCGATCCGGTTCTGTTCCTCGTTAATTTTGCGCTGGAGTTCCTCTCTCCTGCGTTTTTCTTCTTCACGCCGTTTAATCATTTCCTGACGTTGGCGTTCGCGTTCTTCTCTCTGGCGAGCTTTTTCTTTTTCACTAACTGCAATTTTTATGAGGCCCTTAATGAATTTTTCAAGTTCATCCTCAAGTTGTTTTCTCTTGGTATCCCGCCAATTTTTTTGCAGATTATCACCGGTATAAAAATCGAGTACGGAAAGACAAAGATTGCCGGAGGAGACTTTTACTTGATGGTATCGACTGTGGTTGAAGCGATAATAACCATCTAACGTAGGATCGGATCGCTTTTGTTCTGTTTTAAGTTCCTCCCGTATCCCGAATTCCAATTCAATGTCATCAATATTCACAACTGTATTGCCTTTGGTAATGTATACGTCGAATTGTAAGTCATTTAAGTTTTTTATCAATGAATCCATAATCCGTAAGGCTCTTGGCAAAACTTTACTGGAAACCTTGATATTTAGACAATTATTCGATTTTGCTTCAAGCAAGCCGTTTTCATTGGGTTCTGACTGGTTAAGCACTGCTGCTGCTTGTTCAACTAGTGGATGCGGGGAAGCGAGCCTTTTTGCAACGAGGACCGGACCTATATCGTTTTCCGGAAGATATTGTTGTATCGAATGATTTTCTTCAAATCGTTTATTATCATATAGGTTGGGGTGTATTGTGATTTCTTCATTGCGGCTTTTATTCGGCAAAGGAATTTTTTCAACCTCAATCCCTGCTGCTTTTTTAGCCCAATATCCTCGGGGCGGTCTTGGGATGTCATATTTTTTGCATATTTTAGCAAGCCCCACATCCGATAAAGAGTATTCTTTTGCCAGCTGTACAATGGGGGTTTGCCACACCTTTTTGTATAATTGATGCCGAGTGATCGTTATCGTTTTTTCCTCCATAGCAGACCTCCCAGATAAATAAAATTCAACATAATAGGTTTGAGCTAATTCTATATACCGATTTAATTTCCAACTTGCGGGCGTTTCATAAATTCAGCTAAAGCGGATGGGCGAATATGAATAATATAAAGCTCTGTCCAGCTTTCAAGTTGGATGGCCAGCCAATCCGCTTTTTCCTTCCCTGATGTGCGCATACCTTTCCACCAAAGAGCCGGCTGCCGCATAAACCGCCTCGTGAAGGCCTTTGGCAATGGACAGATGGGCGCCAAGGGGCAGGTTCCCGGGAGGCCATGGGTCAGCTCGCGGTTTTATCCGGATAGAAGCAGAGGTGATTTACGGGACAGTGCGGGCAGTCGGGCTTTCGGGCCATGCAGATTTCACGGCCGAAGTAGATCAGCCGCAGCGAAAAATCATTCCACTCAGGCTTGGGAATCGCCTTCATGAGGTCGTATTCAATCTTTGTGGCATCCGTGTTTTCAGTCAACCCAAGTCTTTGCGAAATCCTTGACACATGGGTGTCCACCACAATGCCCGGGATGCCGAAGGCCGCACCCAAAACCACGTTCGCGGTTTTGCGGCCCACGCCGGGGAGTTTGACCAAATCTTCCAAATTTTCTGGCACAATACCGTTATATTGGTCTATCAGGGCTTGGGCGCAGTTTTTCAGGTTTTTGGCCTTGTTGTGGTAGAATCCGGTGGAGCGGATATAGCTTTCGATGGTTTCGATCGGTGCATCGGCAAAATCCTTGGGGGTCTTTAAAGCCTGAAAAAGTTTTCCGGTTACCTGGTTGACCTGCCGATCCGTGCACTGGGCGGAAAGAATCGTTGCCATCAGCAGCTGAAATGCATTTTCATGCATGAGCTGTGTCTTGACATCCGGGTATCGGGTATTTAATATCTGTCGAATTTTTTGGATGCGTTGATTGGTTTTGGGCATAAGCTTTGTCCATACTTCTGTAAAATTGATTTTGGCTGACACACTCAGGAAGCCTGAAGGCTTCCTCTACATAGCGTATGTCATTCGCGTGAATACTTATTATGCGGGCGATAATGGCGCACCCGATGTAGATACTATGAAAGCGACCTTTAGGTCGCCGTTGCAAAGATTGCAAGAATTTAAAATGAATTTCAATAAGAAGAAAGTAAAAGCCCTGGGCCTTTGTTCCGGCGGATTGGACAGCATCCTGGCCGCTTTGGTGCTGCGGGATCAGGATATTGAGGTGCAATGGGTCACATTTGAGACGCCGTTTTTTACCGCGGAAAAAGCCCGGAGAACCGCCAGTAAAAATAAAATCCCCCTGATTGTCAAGGATATTACGGATCGCTATGTCCCGATGCTTAAAAACCCGCGCTGCGGCTACGGCCAGGGCATGAATCCCTGTCTGGATTGCCACGCGCTTATGTTTCGGATCGCCGGCGAAATGATGCCGGAAACCGAAAGCGATTTTCTTTTCTCAGGCGAGGTTCTGGGGCAGCGGCCCATGTCCCAGACCAAGCCCAGCATGCGGTATGTGGAAAAGCATTCCGGGTATGACGGCTATATTCTAAGGCCCTTGAGCGCTAAGCGTCTGCCCGAAACCCGGATGGAAAAATCGGGGCTTGTAAATAGGGAGCTTTTATGCGCGATTACCGGCCGCTCCAGAAAACCCCAGATTGCCCTTGCCGAATCATTCGGGGTGACGGATTATCCGGCGCCGGCTGGCGGCTGCCTGCTGACGGATAAAGGATACGCCCGCCGGCTGCAGGATCTATTTGACCATCAGGCGGACTTCACGCGCGAGGACCTTGAGCTCTTAAAATACGGCCGCCACCTGCGCGCCAACGAGGCTGTTAAGCTCGTGGTGGGGCGTGATAAATCGGATAATAAAAATATGGTGTCATGCTATCGGCCGGAAAGCGATGTGCTGATTCAAATGGCCGTTCATCCCGGGCCGGTGGGCCTGCTCCCGCACGGGGCGCCGGAAGAGATAGTGCATTGGGCGGCATCGGTGTGTGCGGGCTACAGCAAGGCGCCGGCCGGCGAACAAACAGCGGTGAAGATCCACATGCCGGACGGCACAAAGACGATTGCGGTGCCCCCGATCCCGAATGAGCAGGTACAGTCTTTGATGATTCCGTAAATAAATGGGTATTGGGTATTGGGTATTGGGTATTAGGTGTTAACCTAAACCTAAAACCCGATAAGTTACTTAGAAGTATGCCCCCCGGGCCGTGCGCCCGGGACCGAGCCTAAAAATAACTTAATGATATAAATTTGTTAAAAATTCAATCTCTGCTGATTCGTACTCGTACTCGTACTCGTACTCGTGCTCGTAATCGGCTTTTGATTTTTTCGAGTACGATTACGAGTACGAGAACCGTCCCGCTCGCGCGGGACTGAGTACGATTAAGTTACTCAGAAGCTGTTGGGTGGATTTTGAGATAGCGGAATTGACAACCGGTTAAGGTGTTGTTATAATCTCCAACATGAAAGCCCTTGAACTCGTTAACACGCGCATTATTTATTCTGAATCGGCATTTGCGGAGTTGGTTTTGTGGCGTCTTCCAAAGCCGCTGGGTGGGTGTTTGCATGAGTTCAAATACAGACTGGCCTATGTTGTGGGTGGCCAATGTGTTTTGCGCTACGACAACGAGGCTGGCAAAGGTGACCACCGGCATTTCAATGGAAAAGAAAGTGCCTACAGGTTTACGACACCGGATCAATTGGTCGCTGATTTCCAAAGTGACATAAAGAGGTGGAACAATGAAAACCTTAACCCTTGATGTAAGAGCGCCTGCCAATTCAATGGCAGATTTTACACAGGCATGGAAGACGGGCCACCCCCAGGAATCCGCGCGTATAAGTTTTTCGTCCCCGGAATTGATTTGGCGTGTGCTAACAGCAAACCGCTGGAAACTTCTCAAGGTGCTTTGCGGGGCAGGCCCCGTATCAATCCGTGAAGCTGCACGTCTTGCCGGTCGGGATGTTAAGGCCGTTCATGGGGATGTCACCGCACTGCTAAACGCCGGGATTCTTGATCGCACTGATACCGGGCGCATCTTTTTTCCATACGAAACTGTGAAAGTCGAATTCGCGTTACATGCAGCCTGATAATCCGTCGGCCTGGCGGATCACCTCCCGGTGTCCGCGAAGGACTCGCCGGGCCAGCTTAATTATTCCCAATTTTCCGGTCATAGAGTGTGTCTTGCCGAAGCATGATTCTCGCCAGCCGCCTTTCCCCTCAGCTGGCCGCAGGCCGCGGATATGTCCGCCCCCTTGCTCCAGCGGATGATGGCCGTGTAGTGCTGCTTAAGGAGTTCTGACTGAAAGGCCTCGATCACGGATTGATCGGGCCGTTTGAACTCGCTTTCCGGATACTCGTTAAACGGGATCAGGTTGATTTTGGCTTTGACCGGCCGCAGGAGTTTGGCCAGGCGCCGGGCATCCTCTATCCGGTCGTTGATATCTTTGATAAGAATGTATTCAAAGGTGATCTTGTCCCGCGGTGCCAGGGAATACTCGATACATGCACCAATCAGATCCTCCAGCGGATATTTCCGGTTAATCGGCATCAGCATGTTGCGGGTCTCATTGTCGCTGGCATTTAACGAGACCGCCAGCCGGATTTTGCTATCCCGGGCCAGATCCTTTAACCGGGGGACAATGCCCGCGGTGGAGAGGGTGACGCGGCGGTGCGAAAGCTGCAGGCCGATCCGGTTGTCAGTCATAATGTCAATGGCCTGCCGGACATTTTCATAATTGGCCAGCGGCTCGCCCATGCCCATCAGTACGATATTGGTCAGCCGGGGGCCGTCCGGGGGGAGTTCATCCAGCACGCCCAGGACCTGATCCAGTATCTCCGCTTTGGTTAAATTGCGGGTCAGCCCGCTTTTGCCGGTCATGCAGAAACGGCAGCCCATGGCGCAGCCGACCTGGGTTGAGATGCATAGGGTGTAATGCTCGCGCTCCGGGATCAGGACGCTTTCAATGGTGTTTCCGTCTTTTAAGACGAACAGGTATTTTTGTGAGCCGTCAACAGAGGTCTCAACCCGGCTGATCATGGGCGGGATGATTGAAAAATGGGCGTCGAGCAGCTCCCGGGTGGGTTTCGAGATGTCTGTCATTTCGTCAAATGACCGGGCCCGGCGCGCATAGAGCCAGCGCCGGATCTGTTCGTTTCGGAATTTGGGAAGCCCCTGGGCCGCAATCCAGTCGGCCAGCCGGGCTTGATCCAGATCTTTTATGTTTTGAGTCGTGTCCGCTGCCATTTAATTTAACGTCTTAATCTTACTCTTGCTCTAATAAAATTGATTACAAATACCTTAAAAATGCCCTTTATTCTTTTGTAATAAGGATTATAATTATATTAAGTTAACGGACAATTAGTCGGCACGGTGGCCGACTCTACGATGCATGTGGCCGTAGGGCAGGCCACCGTGCCTGCCTAAGAAAAGACAGAACAAATTTGTCCTGGCAGAAAATATAATCTTCTTGACATAGCATCGAAATAATTTTAGAATCAAGAGTTTAGTTAAAATTCCGGGAAGAGTTATGTTTGATAATCTAAGCGAGCGGCTGAATTCGGTTTTTAAAAAGCTAAAGGGCGAGGGCAAGCTTTCCGAGAAAAATATCGAGGACGGCCTGCGTGAAGTCCGGATGGCGCTTCTTGAGGCGGATGCCCACTACAAGGTGGTCAAAAAGCTGATCGCGGAAATCAAGGAGCGGGCCATCGGCCAGGAAGTGCTCTCCAGCCTGACCCCGGGCCAGCAGGTAATCAAGATCGTCAATGACGAGCTGACCGCTTTAATGGGCAGCCAGCACGAGGATTTAAACCTCTCCGGCCCGTCACCGGCAACCGTGATGCTGGTGGGGTTGCAGGGTTCGGGTAAGACGACATCCGCCGGAAAGCTGGCCGTACATCTGCGAAAAACCGGCAAAAAGCCTTATATGGTGCCGGTGGATGTTTACCGGCCGGCAGCTATCGATCAGCTGACAAAGCTTGCCGGTGAGTTGTCCGTACCGGTCTATCCGTCAACCACGGATATGGATCCGGTGGAAATCGCCCGCAAGGCCCGGGAAGCGGCCCGGCAGGAAGACTGCGATGTGATGATCCTGGATACCGCGGGCCGGCTTCATATTGATGAGACGCTGATGGCCGAGCTGGCTAATATCAAAAAGACGCTTGAGCCTTCGGATATTATGCTGGTAGCTGATGCCATGACCGGCCAGGACGCGGTCAACATCGCCCAGTCCTTTAACGAGGAACTGGATATCGACGGGGTGGTCCTCTCCAAAATGGACGGGGATGCCCGCGGCGGTGCGGCATTGTCCATCAAGGCGATTACCGGCAAACCGATCAAGTTCATCGGTGTCGGGGAAAAATCAAACGCCCTGGAGCCGTTTCATCCGGATCGGATGGCTTCCCGGATCCTGGGCATGGGGGACATGCTTTCCTTTATTGAAAAAGCCCAGAGTGCCGTTGATGAACAAAAAGCGGCGGATCTGGAGAAAAAACTCCGCAAAAGCGAATTCACGCTGGAGGATTTCCGGGATCAGATGGCCCAGGTTCGGAAAATGGGCTCATTAACCGACCTGATCAAGATGATACCGGGCGCGGGAAAAAGCAAGCAGCTTAAAAATATGGATGTTGATGATGGGGAACTGGTTAAGATTGAAGCCATCATCAACTCCATGACCAGGCAAGAGCGCCGGCAGCATAACATTATCAACGGCAGCCGGCGAAAAAGGATTGCAAATGGCAGCGGGACCAGTGTACAAGATGTTAATAAGCTGCTTAAGAATTATTCTCAGGTACTTAAGATGCTCAAGAAAATGAACAAAGGCGGTATGATGAAAGGACTCGGCCGCGGGATGATGCCTTTTTAAAGGAGTGATAAGCGATTATGGCAGTGAAAATCAGATTGGCTAGATTTGGCGCAAAAAAACGCCCGTTTTACCGGATTGTGGTTGCTGATGAGCGGTATCCGCGCGACGGCAGGTTTCTGGAAACCGTGGGGACCTACAATCCGATGGTGGAACCCTCTGAAGTCTCAATGAAGCAGGATCGGGTGCAGTACTGGCTCGGCCGGGGGGCGGTTCCTACCAGCACGGTTAACAGCCTGATCAAAAAACAAGGAGCTTCCTAAGCCTTGCTTTATTAGAGTTGTACCTGGAACGTCCTCAATTCCCAGAATCGATTAAAGGAGTCGGACCATGACCATGAAAGATCTGATCACGAACATTGCAAAGGCACTGGTGGACAATCCGGATGAGGTGGTGGTGACCGAAGTTGAAGGGGACCAGACCTCGGTTTTGGAGCTGAAAGTGGCAAAGGAGGATCTGGGAAAGGTAATCGGAAAGCAGGGAAGAACCGCACGCGCCATGCGGACCTTGTTGAGCGCCGCGTCAGCAAAGAACCGAAAGCGGACCGTCCTGGAAATCGTCGAAGACTGAAGGGATGGAAAAGGGCGGTGACCTCCACATCGGCACAGTGGTGGGGGTTCACGGGATAAACGGGTATGTGAAGATCGTATCCTTTGCGGAAAATTCAGAGCCGTTTACCCGTGGCGGACAGGTTTACGTTGAAACAGGTAAGGGCAGACAGGAAGCTTATATCGTCCGGGATTGCCGGCCGCATAAGAATCTTCTGCGCGTGGCATTTGAGGCGATTGAGACGCGGGAGGCCGCGCAAGATCTGATGGGCGCGGAGCTTTTTATCAATCGCTCGGAACTTCCCGAACTTGAGGACGACACATGGTACTGGCACGATTTGATCGGTCTCGCGGTATATGAGAATGATACCTATATCGGGCAAGTCGATCATGTTTTTGCCACCGGCGCCAACGATGTACTGGTCGTCAAGAATGAAGACGAAGCCGAACGGCTGGTACCGGTGATTGAATCCATTGTCCGGCAAATTGATCTTGAGAAAAAGACCATACAGGTGGATCTGCCGGAAGGTCTTTAGGCAGGGTCGGACAGATGGATTATCAGGTATTGACAATTTTTCCCGAGATTTTTGATTCGTTTCTGGCCCATGGCATTATCCGGCGGGCCATGGCCGATGAGATTATTACGGTCGCGGTCACAAATATCCGGGATTTTGCCAAAGGCCGGCACCGGGAAACCGATGACAGGCCTTACGGCGGCGGGGCCGGCATGGTGATGAAGCCCGAGCCGCTGGCCGCTGCCATTGAAGCGGCAAAAAGCCGTCAGCCCACGGCGAAAACGATTTTGCTCTCCCCGCAGGGAAGGCCGTTTCAGCAGCAGATAGCCGGGGATCTGGCGCTGCACGACGGTCTGATTTTTATTTGCGGCCGCTACGAAGGCATTGACGAGCGGGTCTGCGAGGCATATGTCGACGATGAAATCTCCATCGGCGATTATGTCTTAACCGGGGGGGAGCCCGCGGCCATGGTGGTCATTGATGCGGTCACGCGGCTGCTGCCGGGGGCTTTGGGATGCGAGGATTCGGCGGAAAGGGACTCATTTTCGGAGAGCCTGCTGGAGCATGCCCATTACACAAGGCCGCCGGTATTTAACGGGGAGCCGGTGCCGGAAATTCTTTTGTCCGGCAATCATGCGGCCATTGAAAAGTGGCGGTTTGAGGACGCGCTTCTGCGGACTTTGATCAAACGCCCGGATCTTTTGGAAAACCGGGCGCTCTCAGAAGCGGAAAAAGAAATTTTAAAAAGGTGGTGCCGCCGTATTGAACAATTTGTTGCCGAGTAGCGTATATCTGGCATTGCTGCACCATCCGGTCAAAAACAAGAACGGGGAAACCATCGCATCGGCGGTCACCAACCTGGATTTGCATGATCTGTCCCGGCTGGCAAAAACTTATGGCGTCACCGCCGTTTATGTGATAACCCCCCTTAGGGATCAACAGGCGCTGGTTCGAAAAATTATATCCCACTGGCAGGATGGCTGGGGGGCCTCATATAATCCCAAGCGACGGGAAGCGCTGAATCTGGTCCGGGTTGCGGACAGCCTTGAATCAGTGATCGATGAAATTACAGCGATAGAGCCTTTGCAGCCGGTTCGGACCATCGCAACGGGGGCTGCCGCAAATAAGGAAGGATTGCCGTTTCACCTGCTGCGGCAGAAACTGTCATCCGAGGCCGCGGCATATATTCTGATGCTTGGCACGGCCTGGGGCTTGACAGATGATGTAATTGCCTCAGCCGATTTCGTGCTGGCGCCTATTCGGGGCAATACCGGTTATAATCATCTGCCTGTGCGGGC comes from the Desulfobacterales bacterium genome and includes:
- a CDS encoding DUF3795 domain-containing protein, which encodes MRGWTEDEIKNKELMAPCGLYCGTCAVYIATRDNNEKFKAVMGNLYGSKPEETECLGCMQSKKLYAICQLCEIRNCVNAKGYYSCHQCDEWPCKLIENFPISTGRRVMKRTIPIWREKVAEYGDEKGSEEWARHECERYHCPECGYPLFRGAQRCRSCKVEVADVLDGTFELKTPESDK
- a CDS encoding ankyrin repeat domain-containing protein; amino-acid sequence: MKPTESYEVIKELNELCKTGKLFDVQDWIKAGKPINPKQPEKGNRRKTPLEVAIDKGSHSLVQILLEAGAVISDDRYNALDQAISERRLDIIKLLVEHGADVHSIDMVLVFDTWDPKIMEYFIEHGADVETDYPLAVALCYRIRTALGVLKRHKQRFPTFQEQANIALRHHSKEGNLKWVSLMLWAGADPYAAGPELDEVEIDPEDEMLCALEYAALYDHYEIFKLKQIKLNPEHPKASELLEYACYSKNANLLKMLLENGFDPSAREDGGTLLIQRCLRTMTDLWDRHPYGLGPLRNLDTDKAREKMKMIHLLAKHGAKWIPDEKTTIKDARQPLLKMMPDYTVEFIWIMSEYKASSRALIEELIRTPSIKTVVFEHKSRINDLLDKF
- the nth gene encoding endonuclease III — encoded protein: MPKTNQRIQKIRQILNTRYPDVKTQLMHENAFQLLMATILSAQCTDRQVNQVTGKLFQALKTPKDFADAPIETIESYIRSTGFYHNKAKNLKNCAQALIDQYNGIVPENLEDLVKLPGVGRKTANVVLGAAFGIPGIVVDTHVSRISQRLGLTENTDATKIEYDLMKAIPKPEWNDFSLRLIYFGREICMARKPDCPHCPVNHLCFYPDKTAS
- a CDS encoding tRNA 4-thiouridine(8) synthase ThiI, with the translated sequence MNFNKKKVKALGLCSGGLDSILAALVLRDQDIEVQWVTFETPFFTAEKARRTASKNKIPLIVKDITDRYVPMLKNPRCGYGQGMNPCLDCHALMFRIAGEMMPETESDFLFSGEVLGQRPMSQTKPSMRYVEKHSGYDGYILRPLSAKRLPETRMEKSGLVNRELLCAITGRSRKPQIALAESFGVTDYPAPAGGCLLTDKGYARRLQDLFDHQADFTREDLELLKYGRHLRANEAVKLVVGRDKSDNKNMVSCYRPESDVLIQMAVHPGPVGLLPHGAPEEIVHWAASVCAGYSKAPAGEQTAVKIHMPDGTKTIAVPPIPNEQVQSLMIP
- a CDS encoding DUF6516 family protein; the protein is MKALELVNTRIIYSESAFAELVLWRLPKPLGGCLHEFKYRLAYVVGGQCVLRYDNEAGKGDHRHFNGKESAYRFTTPDQLVADFQSDIKRWNNENLNP
- a CDS encoding DNA-binding protein, which gives rise to MKTLTLDVRAPANSMADFTQAWKTGHPQESARISFSSPELIWRVLTANRWKLLKVLCGAGPVSIREAARLAGRDVKAVHGDVTALLNAGILDRTDTGRIFFPYETVKVEFALHAA
- the rlmN gene encoding 23S rRNA (adenine(2503)-C(2))-methyltransferase RlmN, whose product is MAADTTQNIKDLDQARLADWIAAQGLPKFRNEQIRRWLYARRARSFDEMTDISKPTRELLDAHFSIIPPMISRVETSVDGSQKYLFVLKDGNTIESVLIPEREHYTLCISTQVGCAMGCRFCMTGKSGLTRNLTKAEILDQVLGVLDELPPDGPRLTNIVLMGMGEPLANYENVRQAIDIMTDNRIGLQLSHRRVTLSTAGIVPRLKDLARDSKIRLAVSLNASDNETRNMLMPINRKYPLEDLIGACIEYSLAPRDKITFEYILIKDINDRIEDARRLAKLLRPVKAKINLIPFNEYPESEFKRPDQSVIEAFQSELLKQHYTAIIRWSKGADISAACGQLRGKAAGENHASARHTL
- the ffh gene encoding signal recognition particle protein — encoded protein: MFDNLSERLNSVFKKLKGEGKLSEKNIEDGLREVRMALLEADAHYKVVKKLIAEIKERAIGQEVLSSLTPGQQVIKIVNDELTALMGSQHEDLNLSGPSPATVMLVGLQGSGKTTSAGKLAVHLRKTGKKPYMVPVDVYRPAAIDQLTKLAGELSVPVYPSTTDMDPVEIARKAREAARQEDCDVMILDTAGRLHIDETLMAELANIKKTLEPSDIMLVADAMTGQDAVNIAQSFNEELDIDGVVLSKMDGDARGGAALSIKAITGKPIKFIGVGEKSNALEPFHPDRMASRILGMGDMLSFIEKAQSAVDEQKAADLEKKLRKSEFTLEDFRDQMAQVRKMGSLTDLIKMIPGAGKSKQLKNMDVDDGELVKIEAIINSMTRQERRQHNIINGSRRKRIANGSGTSVQDVNKLLKNYSQVLKMLKKMNKGGMMKGLGRGMMPF
- the rpsP gene encoding 30S ribosomal protein S16, which codes for MAVKIRLARFGAKKRPFYRIVVADERYPRDGRFLETVGTYNPMVEPSEVSMKQDRVQYWLGRGAVPTSTVNSLIKKQGAS
- a CDS encoding KH domain-containing protein, with protein sequence MKDLITNIAKALVDNPDEVVVTEVEGDQTSVLELKVAKEDLGKVIGKQGRTARAMRTLLSAASAKNRKRTVLEIVED
- the rimM gene encoding ribosome maturation factor RimM (Essential for efficient processing of 16S rRNA) codes for the protein MEKGGDLHIGTVVGVHGINGYVKIVSFAENSEPFTRGGQVYVETGKGRQEAYIVRDCRPHKNLLRVAFEAIETREAAQDLMGAELFINRSELPELEDDTWYWHDLIGLAVYENDTYIGQVDHVFATGANDVLVVKNEDEAERLVPVIESIVRQIDLEKKTIQVDLPEGL